The Crassaminicella indica genomic interval TCTTCGTTTGGAATAAGAGATCTATCCTTTGCTTCTTGTAGGATTATTATGTCTTTTAAAATTTCTTCAAAAGCAGCAATAACATTATCTTGTTTATTTAATATTTGTTCATAGTGGTCAATTTCTTTTAGCAAAAAATATTTCAAAGCTTCTACATCTTCATAGCCATTTAAGGAAGAAATAAAATTTTTTGCAGCTTCAAGCTTTTTTTCTTTAAGCAAATGGATAATATGATCAATCAAATCGCGTCTTAAATGGAGAAGCTCTAGATTTCTATATATATTGTTTTGAAAGCTATTATATTCATATAAAGCTTTTTCTAATTGAAAAGCTATAAGCTTTTCTTTCACATCTTCTATAGTAATGATATGATCATTTACAATAGCGATTTCATTTGGATTCAAATCTTTATGTTCTACACAGGAAGTGAGTAATATTAAAAAGATAAACAGTAAAGCAATTTTTTTCATAACATATCACCTCTATGGATTATATACCCTAAAATTATACATATAGAATTAAAAAAGTTTCAAAATAAATATAGAATTTTCCTAAAAATACCTTTTGTTTTATGTATTAAAAAATATATAAAAATAGAACAAAAGATCCTTTAATAAAGACCTTTTGTCCTTTGGGAACAATATAAAAAGGGATAACAATGACCTTTAATGATTTCTTAATAATTTTAATTCTTCTATAGACATAGCATCTAAATTTTTTGCCATTTGAGCAAATTCTGTTCGATCAATAAAGCCTTTTGAAATAAGAATTTCTATAAGTGCAGCAATTGCTAAGGTGTTTCTATAATCAACTTCCTTTAAATCACCTATTTGTGCATATAAATCAATATCATACATAATTATTTCCCCCCCATAAATATTCATTGTAACTGTAATTATGAACTAAAATTTAAAAAAATATACACAAAAAGCTTTGCATATTATAAACATTGGACAAATATAATTCTATAAGGATAAACTCACAGCTAGGGGGTGAAGGTATGGAACTGACGCCATGTAGCTATTTTTTTAAGCTTGCTAAATATTTTATAAAGTCCCTTATAGCTTATTGCTTAAAAAAAGATGAAGAGCTTGAAAAATTATATTATCGTACAATGGATATACATATAGAATATATTGAAAAATACTGTAATGAAATAGAGAAGGAAGAAAGATTGAAGGAAAGAATTTATGAATTGTTAGCTTTAATAGCTTTAAGAGCGCAAACAGACACATTGAGGATAAAGAATAAAACTTATAAAGGGTTAAAATTAAGAGAAAATATTATGCAGAATTTCTATATAGAGCTGTGGATTATAGGGAAAAAGCTATATTTATATATTTATGAAAAATGTGGAGAAAATGAAGAGTTAGTCCCTTTTAGCATTGATATTCCATATCTTTTGCGTCTTGACCAAGTATACTTTGCTTTAAAAAATAAAAGAATTCCTGGTCTTTTAAGCCTTTTATATGAAAGCAGGAAATAATTTATATATATATAGGCAAACAACATCAAAATGAAATATAAAAGATAGTTCATTCCAGATAACTTTTGAAAAAACAAAACTTCATTTCATGAAAAAATACTAAACCTTCAAAACTCACTTCGTTCAAACAATGAAGGTTCTTAACGTATTTTTTATGAAATTTCAGTAAGTTTTTTTACAAAAGTTATCGAAGTCATTCACTTATCTTTATATATTTCTTTTTTTATGTTGAAGTTGTTTACCTATAGATAAACAACTTCAAATAAGACAAAATTAATTATTGTATAGCAATTTCGTAAAGGTTGCTATACAATTTTTATTAGAAACGTATATAAAAGAACTATATTAAAAGGGGTAGGGAGCATGATTAAAAATTATTTAGAATTAAATAAATTTGAAGTAGAGAAATTTCTTCAGTTTATAAATAGAAATAAAATAAATAAATTATCTTTTGAGGATATGGATAAGGAAATTAAATCTGAAGAATTTGATTTTGGTAGAGGAGTTATTTTAAAGATCAAAGGACAATATATTATGGGAATGGCATCAATAATATTAAAAGAATGTAATAAGAAAGGAATAGCATATATAATTAAGTTAGATATAAATGAAAGCATAGAGGATAAGAGGACAGTTTTGTGTGAGATAATAGAAGAATCTAAGAATATAGCCAAAAAATATGGAGCAAGGGAAATATTTTTAGGTACAAAGGATGATACAATAATTAGAAATTTAAATACTTTAGATATAGAGAAACAATATTCGGTAATAAGGATGACATTAGATAATATAAGAGTTAAATATTCACCATTAAGTCTAGTTAAGTTATCAGAGGAAAATAAGAAAGAATATTTAATGATTTATAATGATGCCTTTAAAGAAGTTCCAAATGCAGCAACGCTAACAGAGAGTGATATTGATGAATATATAAAAAGAGCAGATGAAAATAATTATATAGCTATAGCAAATAATGAAATGATAGGTTTTTTGCAGTTTAATATTAAAGACGGAGTGGGAGAATTTGATTTAGGATTAATTAAGAGTGCTAGAGGAAAGGGATATGGAAAGCTGCTTTTAGAAACGGCTATTAGCTTTTTGAATTTGAAGAAAGTAAAAGAAATAGGTTTGATTGTTGCTACAAAAAATACTTTAGCTTATGATATGTATAAGAAAAGAGGATTTAAAGAAAGTAAATTAGTTAGCGATTGGTTTCAACTTGATTAACTTTGATGACATATGATAAAATGTGAGGATAAAATTCTAATATATGAGGTGCTGATTTTGAATAAAAAAATAATCTATTTAATTGTTGCAATGTTTTTCATGAGTATTTTAGCAAATACAGCTCATCCTGTTACACCAGAATTAGTTGTTAGTTTAAATATGTCTTCACTGATGTATGGAATCATGTTTGCTACTATGTCTATAGCGAGCTTTACTATGTCACCCATTTGGGGAAGCTTATCAGATAAATATAGGAGCAGAAAATTATTTATATATCTTCCTTCTATAGGTTATGGACTTGCACAAATAGGATTTGGCTTTTCTACATCTCCAGTATTGATTCTTATATTTAGAATTTTTGGTGGTGGTTTTGCTGCATCTATATTTACCAATGCTATAGCTTATATTGTTGATGAGACAGATCATACAAATAGAAGTAAAGCTATAGCTTATTATACAGCTATAACGGGTTTTGGAGTAGCATTAGGATATTTAGTTGGTGGATACATAGGTGTAAATGATTACCATCATGCTTTTATTTTTCAATCACTAGGACTTATTATACATGCTATAATAGTTTATTTTCTTTTACCAGAAAGTAATGTGAAGATTGAGGATGTAAAAACATCAAAAAATTTTATCTTTCAAATAAAAGATGATTTTAAAAAATATATGCCTACAGCTTTAGGAACATTACTTTTAGTTGTATTCTTCACATCATTTTCATTTATTGCTTATTCTACAGGTATAAATTATTTCTTAAAGAAATATTTGAATTTAAATCCATTGCAAATAGGGTATTATATGGCTCTTACAGGTATTATAGGTATGATTGCCAATGTTTATTTAACGCCAAGAATATCAAGAAAATATGGTGATAAAAAATCACTTAAATATGTATTATTGGTTACGGGTATTACCCTTATTATTCTTTCAATGATAGATAAATTACTATCGCCAATTTCAATTATTGTATTTTTAATATTTGTATTTTTTATTTCTATGTTTAAGCCACTGCTACAAACAATGGTATCAAACTTAAGCAAGAATGAGCATGGTAAAATCATGGGACTTCAAAATTCTGCTAACTCTGTGGGAATGGTTGGAGGCTCTTTATTTGCTGGAACTTTATTAGATATATATCCTAAAATACCTTTTATGATGGCTGCTATTATATTTATCGTATCTTATCTGATAATTTTATTTAGCAATAAGTTAAAAAAGATATGATTATTATATTGCTTTAAAATACAAAAAGATGTCTCAAAAGTTGGAGACATCTTTTCATATAGAGAAAATATTGAAAATAATTGTTATACAGATTTTTTCTGTACTAGCTTTATATACCATGCAGCCATTTGTACTTGAAAAATATAGGCAACTGCAATAATTAATGCGATGTTTGAACCTTCAGATGAAAATGCAGTCATAGCAATAGCTAATGCAACGCTAAGATTCCTCATCACTGTACCATAAACTAAAGCTATAGAATCTTCCCATGAGAAAAAGAAACGTCCGATCATTGTTGTAATGGTAAAATTGATTAAATAAAACAAAATAATTGGTATTATAAGCAAAATTATTATAGAAGGATTATTAATAATTGTCTTTGCTTTTAATGATGTTGCAACGAAGATGATTCCTATTACACCAAGACTTGATAAAAGAGGAAAACGCATCTTCCATTTACTGTTGTATTGTTCAAGTCCAATATTATTAATCATTATATATCGAAGTGTAGCTCCTGCAATCATTGGAATTAATACTACAATAAGAATTTGTCGTATAATTTTAAACATTGGTATAGCTACAGTAGTACCTAGATACATTTTTAAAACTAGAGGAGCTATTAGTGCACTAAGTAAAAGCGCAACAATAGTAATTTTAATTGCAGCATGTATATTTCCTTTAGCAAATCCAGTCCAAGAAATGGTCATTCCTGAAGTAGGGAGTACGGACATCAGCATAAAGCCTACAAAAATCATAGGTTGGTTTTTGAAAAATATTGAGCCGATGCAAAAAGCAATAAATGGAATTAAGATAAAATTTATCCCTTGAGAGGAGACAATTAATGCTCCATTGCCTTTATTAAGTAATTCTTTGTAATTTAAATTGACCATCATTGGAAAAACCATCAAAAAAGTAAGAGGGATGATGAACATACTTAAAAATTTTGAATCAAAAAAATAACCAAAAATCAAACCAAGCACCATAGATGCAAGAATACTTTTTGCAAGGTGTTTTTTTAATATTTTTAATAGATTCCACATTAGTAATCGCCAGCCTTTCAAAAATATATACATATATATCGTTATATTCAAATATTAAAATATAACGATATATATATATTACATAAGCTTTTATAATATGTCAATAATGAAAATCATTTAGGAAAACAATAATTACTGTGTAAGCTTTATATAATTCAGATAAATCAACATATAAAGGTTTATCTATAGTATAACCAAATAATTGTATATAATGTTAATATCTGATTTTATTAGACTTATGGTAAGAATACTATCAAATCCCACGGTTTTAACGTGGGATTAAAGCTCATTTTTTATAATTTGAAATTATGATATAATGAGAAATATAGAGTTGCACTTTGAGGATTGGATAGAATATGTGGTTGCACAAATTTCAACGAAGTAAGAGGGGTGTAGTTCACGATTAAGAAAAAAGAGACGTTTATTGCGTCTCTTAAAATTGCTATTGAATGTTTTAAAAAAATCAAAATAATATTCGAATGATTTCTTTTATCTGATCATTTTTAATTGAATAAATGATTTCTGTACCTTGTCTTTTGCCAACAATGATATTTGCAGATTTTAATTTTGAAATATGCTGTGATATAGTTGATTGTGGTTTATCTAAACAATTGTGCATATCTGTTACATTAGTAGGTCCATTATGATATAGTGTCTGGATAATACAGAGTCTAACTGGATGAGCTAATGCTTTGAGTATTTCTGCTTTTTGTTCAAAAATTTCAGAATTTGTTTTATATGTTTGCACAGAAATATCCCCTCCGATAACATAATATTTTTATATCTTATATCTGTATATTATAATATATAGATATAATGTTTTCAATAAATTTAATTATTTTTAATGATCTATAAAATGGATATTGTAAGTCTAAAATATTATTATTAGGAAGTGGTAGACATGGAACGAATATATATGAAAGAAGCTTTAATAGAAGCTAAAAAAGCTATGGAAATAGAAGAAGTGCCTATCGGTGCAGTGATTGTAAAAGATGGAAATATAATAGCAAGAGCACATAATTTGAGAGAAAGAAGTAAAGACCCAACTAGTCATGCAGAGATTTTAGCTATTCGTGAAGCTTCCAAAGCTTTAGGGGGGTGGCGTCTTATTGGATGTGATCTTTATGTAACTGTAGAACCTTGTCCTATGTGTGCAGGGGCTATTATGTTATCTAGAATAGATAGACTGATCATAGGAACTATGGATCCTAAAGGTGGTGCTGCAGGATCTATATTAAATATTGTTGAAGATGAGCGATTTAATCATCAAACAGAGGTTATAAGAGGTGTGATGCAGGAGGAATGTGCTGCTGTGATGAAGGAGTTTTTTAGAAATTTAAGGAAAAGAAAATAAGATCAAGCCATTGTTTTTTTAATCAAAATTAGTAAGTATTAAAGAACTAAGCAGTCCGAGGGCTGATATAAGTCCAACAATAGGACCTCCTTCTTCATAAGCTTCTGGCATCATAGTGGAGGAAACCATAGAGACAATTCCTCCAGCTGCAAAAGCTTTAATAGCTGCAATTAAGTTAGAAGATGTATTTTTCAAAAAAACGAAACCACACAAGGAGCTTAGGAGTGAAAGGATTAAAACCATTAACCATAAAAAAAGAATCTTACTATTCTTATAGCCACCTTTTTTTAATCCAATACTACTGGATAACCCTTCAGGGAAATTGCTTATAAAGATAGCAACTACCAAAAGCCAGCTTACTTTTTTTTGACCTATCATACTGATTCCAATAATCATAGATTCAGGAACTGCATCCATTAGAGTACCGATAAAGATTGCTAATCCTGAATTTTCCTTTGACTTTTCTGATGAACGCTTTCGTTGATGACCTCCTTTGTGTACAACGATTAAGTCTAAAATAGTAAATAAAAAAGCACCAAAAATAAAACCCATTGCTGTAATGTTTATGCTACCGTCTTTAACTGCTTCAATAAGAAGTTCGAAGGAAGCTGCACCTATTAAAACACCTGTGCCAAATGCCATAATAAGCCCTATTATGAATTTTTTCATATTAAAATAAATGCCTATTAAAGATCCAATAAATACTGAAGAACCAGCGATTCCTCCCCAAATAGCTGCTTTCCACATACTAAACCTACCTTTCAAAGAGTAGAGAAAAATTATTTTTATTTAGTATGCCACCGAATAATTTTTTTATCTCTTTTTTTTTATCTCTAAAAAACTCTGCGTAATAAATTTTTGAATGGTTATAATAAAAAATATGGTCTTACTTGGAGGGATGATTTTTGATATTACAGCATTATATTCAAGATGCATTAGATCTTGCTGTTACTAGAGATCCTAAGAAAATTAATAAAGCTATTGAACTTATGGATACTGCATTAAGAGAATTTCATAAAGATAAATTTTCTTTAACAAGAGCTTATAGTACAAAAGGGTTGATTTATGAATATTATTCGAGGGATTTTTATAGAGCTTATGAATGTTACACCAAGTGGGGAGAAATAGGAGGGAAGCTAAAAGGATATGAATTTGACAGAATAAGATCCTTCATGAGAGCAAATAAATTTCAATATTCTAAAAAGTTTTTTTCTCTTGTAGAGGATATGCAAAAAGTTCAGATACATATACCCACTAAGCAAATCCGGTTTTGGATGTCTATAGCAGCTACTATTATCTATTCATATGAAGCAAGATATGATGCTGCAAAACAAATGGCTAAAGGAGCAATTTTTATTTTCAATGAAAAAGAAACATCTTTAAAGACTATGTTAAAATCAAACAAGCTTTTAGATCATATAGATGTTACAGAAGAAGAGATGAAATTAGTGTGGCAGTTTGCCAAAAAGGGAAAAATATAATGTGATTGTGAGAACTTTCTATTCAAATAAATAGGAAGTTTTTTATTTGTATTAAATAGTTATAGATTTTGCAAAGAATCGACAAACATATAAATAATACGACAAAAATGTAGCATCGTGTTATAATGGAGGTGATTGCAAAAATAAGGAAATGGAGTGAGAAACTTGTCAAAAAAACATTATCTTTTAATCATCATAGCATTTCTATTAGTTTTAACAGCTTGTGCAAAAGAACAAGTTGTCAAGACAAGTCAAGAAAAAACTGTAGGGACTGAGGCTGTAGCAGATGTGAAAGGAAATTTAAAGGTGCATTTTATTGATGTAGGGCAGGCAGATAGCATACTTATTGAAAATGGTGAAAATAATATGCTTATTGATGCAGGAAATAATATGGATTCCGATTTGGTTGTTAATTATTTAAAAAGGGAAGGCATAAAAAAGTTGGATTATGTTATAGGAACGCATCCTCATGAAGACCATATAGGAGGATTAGATGCAGTGATAAATACTTTTGATATAGGAAAAGTTTACATGCCAAAGGTTACCCATAATAGTAAAACCTTTAAAGATGTAGTTACGGCAATAAAAAATAAAGGATTAAAAATAACGACTCCTGTAGTTGGGAGTAAAATAGTATTAGGAGATGCACAAGGGGTTATTCTTGCACCAAATAGCAAAGAATATAAGGATTATAATAATTATTCTATTGTACTGAAATTAACATATGGCAATACTTCCTTTTTATTTACAGGAGATGCAGAAGATATTTCAGAAGAGGAAATGATACGCAAAGGCTTTGATTTATCAGCAGATGTATTAAAAGTTGGACACCACGGGAGCCATTCTTCTACAACTTTAGAATTTTTAAATAAAGTAAATCCTGCATATGCTGTAATTATGTGTGAAACAGGAAATGATTATGGACATCCTCATAAGGAAACAATGGATAAATTGAAAAATAAAAATATTCCTGTTTATAGAACAGATGAAAATGGAACGATTATTGCAGTAAGTGATGGAGAAAAAATTAAATTTAATGTAAATCCAGGGGATTATAGTTATGGTAGAGGAAGCAATACTGAAAAAGCTAGTATAAATAAAAATAAGTCAAGTCAAGACAATATATTTACAGCGAAAGCAGAAAGCTATGAAGAAAAAGCATATGTTGATAAAAATGGAAATGGCTTAATAAAAGGAAATATTAATAGTAAAGGAGAAAAAATATATCATATGCCTGATGGAGCTTATTATAAAAAAGTAAATGCAGAAGTTTTATTTAAGACAGAAAGGGAAGCTCAGGAAGCCGGATTTAGAAAATCTAAAAAGTAGGTGATCGTATGTATTTGGTTATAGATCGATTTGAAGAAAGCACTGCTGTGTGTGAAAGAGAAGATGGAAATATAATAAATATTGAAAGAAGTAAAATCCCATATGCTGCAAAGGAAGGAGATGTACTAGTAATAAGTGGAAATAGTATTCGTATTGATTATGAAAAAACCTTGAAAAGAAAAAAGGAAATAGAAACAATAGTTGAGGATTTGTGGGAATAATAGGCGTCAGTGCATACTGACGCCTTTGATGTAAACTACATAGTTGCTTTTTTTGCTAAAGGGTCTTCACCATATTGGTTAGGACCATCTGTTCCTTTTTTAAATAATAAAAGAAAACCTAAATAAATATTGTAAAGGGGAATCAATAATAAAAACCAATGAGTTCCAGGTCTTTCAATATCATGTAGTCTTTGAACTGCAAGGCAGATTGATAATGCTACATAAGCAATATACATAAGAATATATATAATGAATGCAAATGTATTTTCTGTAAGTGCATAAATTATTTGAGGGATCATAGTAATTAAACCAGCTAAGAAAATATATCCACAATATGCTAATCGATTGATTCTCCCATTAAAAGTAAAAAACCTTCCCATATATATTCACCTCCTCTCAAAATAACAATAATTGAATATAATGGATAACATAAGCTATTATACTGTTTTTTAGAAATTATTACAATAATTTTTTTAATTCTTATTTCCTTGTTTGAACGAAGTGAGTTTTGAAGTTGTTTATCTATAGAATGAAATAAAGGTAGTTATAAAATAATTTTTTAGAGGATTTTTAAAATTTTTGTCAAATATAAAATAATGTTAAATTCAAACAAAATAAGGGGGAATTCTTTTCTAATGAATATTTTTAAAGATTTGGTTAAAATTACTATTGTTTTATTGTGTATACTATTTATTCCTTCAATAAATTATGCACAAGAAATTGTAAAAGGAACTGTTATTGATAAAAATACAGTTTTATGTAAAGAGCCTAAGTCTTCTTCACAAAGTTTAGATTTTTTAGGGTTTGGTGAGGAAGTGTTTATTGAAGAGAATCAGGGAAAATGGTATAGAGTTTCTACAAGTGATGGAATGTTTGGCTGGGTTCATAGTGAATGTATTTTGGTTAAGGATAAGAATGAAAAATTAATAGAAAATGGAATTGTTAATATAGGAACTATAGAAGTACGAAAAGAACCAAATATTAGTTCTGATATTATGGGAAGAGTAGGGTTTGCAACAAAAGTAGCAGTATTAGAAAAAAAAGGAGACTGGTACCAATTAGGTATGGGAGATGAAGTAATTGGTTGGGTACCTTCTGAATATATTATTACTACGCCTGTTTATAAAAAAGCTAAAATTATGTCTGAAAAGGGAGCTGTTTATGAAAAACCATCAAAGGATAGTAAGCTCATAAAAGAATTGGATAAAAACTATATTGTAAAGATTGATGATTATGAAGATGGTTATTTTCATATTATGTGGGGAAAAAAAGGAGAAGGTTTTATTTATGCAAACGAAGTAAAGCTTATTCATGAAGACTTTTTTTACGAAGCTTTTGCAAAAAAAGAAGTTAAGGAAAAAGTTAAAGAAAAAGCAGTAAATACTTTTAAAGAAATAATAGAAAATGCTACATATCTTGGAGGCGATTATGCTGCTACAGCTTATGATTTATCTATTGCTTCTTGTGGAAAAGCTGTAGGATCAAAATATAGAGGATTTACAAGAACGGGATACAACTTAAATGGAAAGAGTTGGAAAGAAGCGATGGTTGTTGCTGTAGATTCAAGAAAGATTCCATTAGGAAGTAAAATACTTGTATTATTTGATGAAGGTGACTGGCGAGCAAAATATAACGGTATTTATTTAGCAGCAGATACTGGTGGAGGTGTAAAAGGAAAAACAATAGATATTTATTTGGGAGATATAGGAAATAAGCAGATGAAAGAAGTAAGAGATTTTGGAAAAACATATAATGTGAAGGTTTATCTTTTAAATTAGAAAAGAAAGCTTTTTAAGACTTCAGAGAATGTTCTGAAGTCTTTTTATATAAAGGTATGTATTGATTAAAGCTAAATGGAAAAGCTAAGGTTATGGAGGTGAATATATTTGACTGATTATATTACAAATAGACAAATTGCCTTTATTATTTTTGGTGCGCTTGTAGGGTATGGTGTGATGGGGCTTCCTAAAAATGTTGCAGAAAGTTCAGGAACAGGAGGTTGGTTTACCCTAATTGTAGTAACATTTATAGTAATGATTATTACTTATATGGTTACATATCTCTCGTATGTTCATAAAAATAAAACTATATATGAGTATAGTCAAATATTAACAGGTAAAGTTGTTACATATATATTTATGAACCTGTATATATTTTATTATTTTTTAGTTTTTAGCATGTTAGGGAGAATTTCTAGCGAAACCATTAAGCTTAGTATATTATTAAGAACTCCTGTATGGGCATTGAGTTTTGTTTTTTTCAGTATTGCTTATTATGCATTGACAAAGAGATTGCGTGTTATTGCAAGAATTTGTGAAATATATGGAGTTATAATTATTGTTGTTACAGTTATGATGCATTTTGCTATGTTTACACAAGGAAAATTCATTAACTTAAAGCCTTTTTTTGTTATGGAAGATTTGCCAGCATA includes:
- a CDS encoding MFS transporter; translated protein: MNKKIIYLIVAMFFMSILANTAHPVTPELVVSLNMSSLMYGIMFATMSIASFTMSPIWGSLSDKYRSRKLFIYLPSIGYGLAQIGFGFSTSPVLILIFRIFGGGFAASIFTNAIAYIVDETDHTNRSKAIAYYTAITGFGVALGYLVGGYIGVNDYHHAFIFQSLGLIIHAIIVYFLLPESNVKIEDVKTSKNFIFQIKDDFKKYMPTALGTLLLVVFFTSFSFIAYSTGINYFLKKYLNLNPLQIGYYMALTGIIGMIANVYLTPRISRKYGDKKSLKYVLLVTGITLIILSMIDKLLSPISIIVFLIFVFFISMFKPLLQTMVSNLSKNEHGKIMGLQNSANSVGMVGGSLFAGTLLDIYPKIPFMMAAIIFIVSYLIILFSNKLKKI
- a CDS encoding ArsR/SmtB family transcription factor; amino-acid sequence: MQTYKTNSEIFEQKAEILKALAHPVRLCIIQTLYHNGPTNVTDMHNCLDKPQSTISQHISKLKSANIIVGKRQGTEIIYSIKNDQIKEIIRILF
- a CDS encoding arsenic resistance protein, coding for MWNLLKILKKHLAKSILASMVLGLIFGYFFDSKFLSMFIIPLTFLMVFPMMVNLNYKELLNKGNGALIVSSQGINFILIPFIAFCIGSIFFKNQPMIFVGFMLMSVLPTSGMTISWTGFAKGNIHAAIKITIVALLLSALIAPLVLKMYLGTTVAIPMFKIIRQILIVVLIPMIAGATLRYIMINNIGLEQYNSKWKMRFPLLSSLGVIGIIFVATSLKAKTIINNPSIIILLIIPIILFYLINFTITTMIGRFFFSWEDSIALVYGTVMRNLSVALAIAMTAFSSEGSNIALIIAVAYIFQVQMAAWYIKLVQKKSV
- the tadA gene encoding tRNA adenosine(34) deaminase TadA, translating into MERIYMKEALIEAKKAMEIEEVPIGAVIVKDGNIIARAHNLRERSKDPTSHAEILAIREASKALGGWRLIGCDLYVTVEPCPMCAGAIMLSRIDRLIIGTMDPKGGAAGSILNIVEDERFNHQTEVIRGVMQEECAAVMKEFFRNLRKRK
- a CDS encoding SH3 domain-containing protein translates to MNIFKDLVKITIVLLCILFIPSINYAQEIVKGTVIDKNTVLCKEPKSSSQSLDFLGFGEEVFIEENQGKWYRVSTSDGMFGWVHSECILVKDKNEKLIENGIVNIGTIEVRKEPNISSDIMGRVGFATKVAVLEKKGDWYQLGMGDEVIGWVPSEYIITTPVYKKAKIMSEKGAVYEKPSKDSKLIKELDKNYIVKIDDYEDGYFHIMWGKKGEGFIYANEVKLIHEDFFYEAFAKKEVKEKVKEKAVNTFKEIIENATYLGGDYAATAYDLSIASCGKAVGSKYRGFTRTGYNLNGKSWKEAMVVAVDSRKIPLGSKILVLFDEGDWRAKYNGIYLAADTGGGVKGKTIDIYLGDIGNKQMKEVRDFGKTYNVKVYLLN
- a CDS encoding DUF3006 domain-containing protein, whose product is MYLVIDRFEESTAVCEREDGNIINIERSKIPYAAKEGDVLVISGNSIRIDYEKTLKRKKEIETIVEDLWE
- a CDS encoding DUF805 domain-containing protein, with protein sequence MGRFFTFNGRINRLAYCGYIFLAGLITMIPQIIYALTENTFAFIIYILMYIAYVALSICLAVQRLHDIERPGTHWFLLLIPLYNIYLGFLLLFKKGTDGPNQYGEDPLAKKATM
- a CDS encoding ZIP family metal transporter encodes the protein MWKAAIWGGIAGSSVFIGSLIGIYFNMKKFIIGLIMAFGTGVLIGAASFELLIEAVKDGSINITAMGFIFGAFLFTILDLIVVHKGGHQRKRSSEKSKENSGLAIFIGTLMDAVPESMIIGISMIGQKKVSWLLVVAIFISNFPEGLSSSIGLKKGGYKNSKILFLWLMVLILSLLSSLCGFVFLKNTSSNLIAAIKAFAAGGIVSMVSSTMMPEAYEEGGPIVGLISALGLLSSLILTNFD
- a CDS encoding ComEC/Rec2 family competence protein — protein: MRNLSKKHYLLIIIAFLLVLTACAKEQVVKTSQEKTVGTEAVADVKGNLKVHFIDVGQADSILIENGENNMLIDAGNNMDSDLVVNYLKREGIKKLDYVIGTHPHEDHIGGLDAVINTFDIGKVYMPKVTHNSKTFKDVVTAIKNKGLKITTPVVGSKIVLGDAQGVILAPNSKEYKDYNNYSIVLKLTYGNTSFLFTGDAEDISEEEMIRKGFDLSADVLKVGHHGSHSSTTLEFLNKVNPAYAVIMCETGNDYGHPHKETMDKLKNKNIPVYRTDENGTIIAVSDGEKIKFNVNPGDYSYGRGSNTEKASINKNKSSQDNIFTAKAESYEEKAYVDKNGNGLIKGNINSKGEKIYHMPDGAYYKKVNAEVLFKTEREAQEAGFRKSKK
- a CDS encoding GNAT family N-acetyltransferase; amino-acid sequence: MIKNYLELNKFEVEKFLQFINRNKINKLSFEDMDKEIKSEEFDFGRGVILKIKGQYIMGMASIILKECNKKGIAYIIKLDINESIEDKRTVLCEIIEESKNIAKKYGAREIFLGTKDDTIIRNLNTLDIEKQYSVIRMTLDNIRVKYSPLSLVKLSEENKKEYLMIYNDAFKEVPNAATLTESDIDEYIKRADENNYIAIANNEMIGFLQFNIKDGVGEFDLGLIKSARGKGYGKLLLETAISFLNLKKVKEIGLIVATKNTLAYDMYKKRGFKESKLVSDWFQLD